In Pyrus communis chromosome 1, drPyrComm1.1, whole genome shotgun sequence, the following are encoded in one genomic region:
- the LOC137714890 gene encoding uncharacterized protein: MDKSWLTIPRNFEAYTTGINLFLDQAVANGVGPDKFRCPCKRCCNRYTFVRNTIVEHLILYDMDKDYKNACWRHHGEQNIGEQNVGIGEEETGDEVIGMHDFLNDVFVQPLTEEGVGPSTEPPIGERRPEEVQTFFKLLEEADQDLWPGCKEFKKLEAVVRLYQIKCLAGMPDEIFTTLLELIKRMLPEGDCLPESCYKAKKLINDLGLSYVKIDACPNDCMIYWKDTSDLTVCSVCGKSRYKITNAEDSSRKKVAAKQPNLLLSLLIPGPRSPGKEIDVYMRPLIDELNELWEVGIPTYDAYSNQSFTMKAAVLWTISDFPAYGMLSGWSTHGYKACPHCMHDKESIYLPASRKICYIGHRCFLEDNHRFRRQTITFNGRREHRSAPRQWTGLQCLEELSTLRFTFGKPNKDASVGQRRRRASSSTSSNSQWKKKSIFYELPYWRYLLIRHNLDVMHIEKNICDSVVGTLLDIEKSKDGLAARADLEYLNIRHSQHPRREGNRTFRPPALFTLKREEKTAFCKVLSTIRVPDGYSSNLSRCVHVNERKIHGLKSHDCHVLMQQLLPLAIRPVLPKAVTMILLELSAIFRQLCSKKESEEGFKQLNSRIALTLCQLEKIFPPAFFDIMVHLPVHLADEAALAGPVQYRWMYPIERYLQTLKRYVRNKGRPEGSIAEAYLVDECLSFCSMYLRDVESRRTRRGRNEDGIGRGVSGGLSIFDSKGCYMGSGENVELDLNVLDQCHRYILNNCDEVSPFRRQHEEFLKTKHRRERLTMRQIKELSKKEFPEWFKQHMNSRYDANDTLISQDLHWLANYPSRVVSRYKSHIVHGFRFRIKSVDDKHKNQNCGVFVPANVPGAIGQVNCYGRVVDMFVVKYCGPTEAGDRGRAMMLFKCEWVNSESPRGMKTDQYGFTMVNFNQLGFKEDPFILASQALQAFYVEDTIEKDWHVVVRTQPRDLFDVLKDSDAIDDYAMPNLDDRILDNENFHTRVGVEETPFLESLALPTGFVNHANTDDELTDDDRE, translated from the exons ATGGACAAGAGTTGGTTGACAATACCCCGAAATTTTGAAGCGTatacaactggaattaatttgtttttggatcaaGCAGTTGCAAATGGTGTTGGTCCTGATAAGTTTAGATGTCCTTGCAAAAGATGTTGTAATCGATATACTTTTGTTAGGAACACCATTGTTGAACATCTCAtattgtatgatatggataaagattataaaaacgctTGTTGGCGACATCATGGCGAGCAAAACATTGGAGAGCAAAATGTGggaattggagaagaagaaacaggaGATGAGGTGATTGGCATGCATGATTTTCTTAATGATGTATTTGTCCAACCATTAACAGAAGAAGGTGTTGGGCCATCTACTGAGCCCCCTATTGGGGAAAGGCGTCCAGAAGAGGTGCAGACTTTTTTTAAGTTGCTTGAAGAGGCAGATCAAGATTTGTGGCCAGGTTGTAAGGAGTTTAAGAAATTGGAAGCAGTTGTAAGATTGTATCAGATCAAGTGTTTAGCGGGAATGCCTGACGAGATCTTCACCACTTTACTGGagttaattaaaagaatgttgcCTGAAGGGGATTGTTTGCCTGAATCCTGTTATAAGgcaaaaaaacttataaatgaCTTGGGGCTGTCGTATGTGAAAATTGATGCATGTCCCAATGATTGCATGATTTATTGGAAAGATACTTCAGATTTGACCGTGTGCTCAGTTTGTGGTAAATCAAGATATAAAATTACCAATGCAGAGGATAGCTCGAGGAAAAAGGTCGCAGCAAAG CAACcaaatttgttattgtctttgtTAATACCAGGACCGCGCAGTCCTGGTAaagagattgatgtatacatgcGTCCATTGATTGACGAGCTGAATGAGTTGTGGGAGGTGGGCATTCCCACTTATGATGCGTATTCCAACCAAAGTTTTACGATGAAGGCTGCCGTGTTATGGACTATAAGTGATTTTCCGGCTTATGGAATGTTGTCAGGATGGAGTACACATGGCTATAAAGCTTGTCCACATTGCATGCATGATAAAGAATCTATTTACTTGCCAGCGAGTCGCAAGATTTGTTATATAGGGCATCGATGTTTTCTTGAAGATAATCATAGGTTTCGAAGGCAAACCATCACTTTTAATGGTCGTCGAGAGCATCGTAGTGCACCAAGGCAGTGGACTGGTTTACAATGTCTCGAAGAACTTTCTACATTGAGATTTACTTTTGGAAAACCAAACAAGGATGCTTCAGTTGGGCAACGCAGAAGAAGAGCTTCGAGCAGTACAAGTAGTAACAGTCAGTGGAAGAAGAAATCGATTTTTTATGAACTACCTTATTGGAGGTATCTGTTGATTAGACACaatcttgatgttatgcataTCGAGAAGAATATATGTGACAGTGTGGTGGGAACATTGCTAGATATAGAAAAGTCTAAAGATGGATTGGCGGCACGTGCAGATCTTGAATACTTGAACATAAGACATAGTCAACACCCACGTAGAGAAGGAAATAGAACATTTCGACCTCCAGCATTGTTCAcattgaaaagagaagaaaaaactgcGTTTTGTAAAGTATTGTCTACTATTCGGGTCCCAGATGGATATTCATCAAATCTGTCGCGATGTGTGCACGTGAATGAACGAAAAATACATGGGTTGAAAAGTCATGATTGCCATGTTTTAATGCAGCAGTTACTCCCGCTTGCAATACGCCCGGTTTTGCCTAAAGCTGTTACTATGATTTTATTAGAGTTGAGTGCAATTTTCAGACAGTTATGTAGTAAGAAGGAGTCTGAGGAAGGATTTAAGCAACTGAATTCAAGAATTGCCTTGACATTATGTCAACTTGAGAAAATATTCCCTCCTGCATTTTTTGATATAATGGTGCACCTCCCAGTTCACTTGGCAGATGAAGCAGCTCTTGCAGGGCCTGTTCAATAtagatggatgtatccaattgaacg GTATTTGCAAACACTTAAGCGCTATGTTCGTAATAAAGGTCGTCCTGAAGGTTCTATTGCTGAAGCATATTTGGTGGATGAGTGCTTGTCATTTTGTTCCATGTATCTTAGAGACGTTGAGTCTCGTCGTACCCGTAGAGGCCGAAATGAAGATGGTATTGGACGTGGAGTATCTGGTGGGTTATCAATTTTTGACTCGAAAGGATGTTATATGGGTTCAGGAGAAAATGTGGAGCTCGATCTAAATGTTCTTGATCAGTGCCATAGATACATTCTAAATAATTGTGATGAGGTTAGCCCATTTAGAAG GCAACATGAAGAATTCTTGAAAACTAAACATCGTCGAGAAAGGTTAACTATGCGACAAATTAAGGAGCTAAGCAAGAAAGAATTTCCAGAATGGTTCAAGCAACAT ATGAATTCAAGATATGATGCTAATGACACATTGATATCTCAAGACTTGCATTGGCTAGCTAATTATCCTAGTAGGGTTGTGAGTAGATACAAAAGTCACATTGTTCATGGATTTAGATTTCGTATAAAATCTGTGGATGATAAGCATAAGAATCAAAATTGTGGTGTCTTTGTACCTGCAAATGTTCCTGGAGCAATTGGGCAAGTGAATTGTTATGGCAGAGTTGTAGATATGTTCGTGGTCAAATATTGTGGTCCTACTGAAGCAGGAGATAGGGGTCGAGCTATGATGTTATTTAAGTGCGAATGGGTTAATAGTGAAAGTCCACGAGGAATGAAGACTGATCAATATGGATTTACTATGGTGAATTTCAATCAATTGGGATTTAAAGAGGATCCTTTCATACTAGCATCACAAGCATTACAGGCATTTTACGTGGAGGACACGATTGAAAAAGATTGGCACGTAGTTGTTCGAACTCAGCCAAGAGATTTATTTGACGTGTTAAAGGATAGTGATGCTATTGATGATTATGCCATGCCGAACTTGGATGATCGAATTCTTGATAATGAAAATTTCCATACAAGGGTTGGCGTGGAAGAGACTCCCTTTCTTGAATCATTAGCGTTGCCTACCGGGTTCGTTAATCATGCAAATACCGACGATGAGTTAACAGATGATGACagggaataa